From one Staphylococcus kloosii genomic stretch:
- the ndk gene encoding nucleoside-diphosphate kinase, whose amino-acid sequence MERTFLMIKPDAVQRNLIGEIISRIERKGLKLVGGKLMTVDKSLAETHYAEHVDKPFYNNLVSFITSAPVFAMVVEGEDAVHVARHIIGSTNPSEATPGTIRGDLGLTVGRNIIHGSDSVEAATKEINLWFNTDELSDYEQPRNPWLYE is encoded by the coding sequence ATGGAAAGAACATTTTTAATGATTAAACCTGACGCAGTTCAACGTAACTTAATTGGAGAAATTATTTCTCGTATAGAACGCAAAGGACTAAAACTTGTCGGCGGTAAATTAATGACAGTTGACAAATCTTTAGCAGAAACACATTATGCTGAGCATGTTGATAAACCATTTTACAACAACTTAGTATCATTTATTACTTCTGCTCCAGTATTTGCGATGGTAGTTGAAGGGGAAGACGCTGTTCATGTAGCACGTCATATTATCGGCTCAACAAATCCGTCAGAAGCTACTCCAGGTACAATTAGAGGCGACCTAGGTTTAACAGTTGGCAGAAACATTATTCACGGTTCTGATTCTGTAGAAGCTGCGACTAAAGAAATAAATTTATGGTTTAATACAGACGAATTAAGTGATTATGAACAACCACGTAATCCATGGTTATATGAATAA
- the aroA gene encoding 3-phosphoshikimate 1-carboxyvinyltransferase, whose protein sequence is MSNSETININGPLVGEIEVPGDKSMTHRGIILGALAKGKTTIYKPLLGEDCLRTVEIFKRLGVDITVTDDKISIDSPGYEQFKTPHQVLYTGNSGTTTRLVAGLLCGLGIESVLSGDESIGKRPMDRIMKPLTSMGAHITGIDDNYTPLIIKPAKIYGINYQMEVASAQVKSAILFASLFSQEITTIEEIDITRNHTETMFKHFNIPIEVNGNKLHTQPNAISHIKPADFTVPGDISSAAYFIVAGLITPGSDVTIHNVGINPTRSGIIDIVEKMEGNIELFNVTEGPEPTASVRVQYTPNLKGIHIEGDLVPRAIDEMPIIALLCTQADNSSVIKDAEELKVKETNRIDTTANMLNLLGFTLQPTNDGLIIHPSKLEQTATVDSFTDHRIGMMLAIASLLTTESLTIEQFNAVNVSFPGFLSTLKQLENEG, encoded by the coding sequence TTGAGCAACAGTGAAACAATAAACATAAATGGTCCTTTAGTGGGCGAAATTGAAGTACCTGGAGACAAATCTATGACTCATAGAGGTATCATATTAGGGGCGTTAGCTAAGGGAAAAACAACGATATATAAACCTCTATTAGGTGAAGATTGTTTACGCACTGTAGAAATATTCAAACGTTTGGGCGTTGATATTACAGTGACTGACGATAAAATCTCTATAGATTCTCCAGGATATGAACAATTCAAAACACCTCACCAAGTACTTTATACAGGCAATTCCGGTACAACAACACGTTTAGTTGCAGGATTACTTTGCGGTCTTGGTATTGAATCTGTATTATCCGGTGATGAATCCATAGGTAAAAGACCTATGGATAGAATTATGAAACCTTTAACTTCTATGGGTGCACACATTACAGGTATTGATGATAACTACACGCCATTAATTATTAAACCAGCTAAAATATATGGCATAAATTACCAAATGGAAGTGGCTAGTGCGCAAGTTAAAAGTGCTATTCTTTTTGCCAGTCTATTTTCACAAGAAATTACGACTATTGAAGAAATAGATATAACACGTAACCATACTGAAACGATGTTTAAACATTTCAATATACCTATAGAAGTGAATGGCAATAAACTTCATACACAACCTAATGCTATCAGTCATATTAAACCCGCTGATTTTACTGTACCAGGAGATATTTCTTCTGCCGCATATTTTATTGTAGCAGGTTTAATCACGCCGGGAAGTGATGTTACAATTCATAATGTTGGCATTAACCCTACCCGTTCAGGTATTATAGATATCGTTGAAAAAATGGAAGGGAACATTGAATTATTTAATGTCACTGAAGGACCAGAACCCACTGCATCAGTTCGAGTTCAATACACGCCTAATTTAAAAGGCATTCATATTGAAGGTGACTTAGTACCTAGAGCAATTGATGAAATGCCTATCATTGCTTTATTATGTACTCAAGCAGACAACAGCAGTGTTATAAAAGATGCCGAAGAATTAAAGGTTAAAGAGACAAACCGTATTGATACTACAGCAAATATGTTGAATTTATTAGGTTTTACATTACAACCAACAAATGATGGTTTAATTATACATCCTTCTAAATTAGAACAAACGGCTACTGTCGATAGTTTTACTGACCATCGTATCGGTATGATGTTAGCAATTGCTTCGCTATTAACAACTGAGTCACTTACGATTGAACAATTTAATGCAGTTAATGTGTCGTTCCCAGGATTCTTATCAACATTAAAACAATTAGAAAACGAGGGATAA
- a CDS encoding YpiB family protein encodes MTTSLNQMKINFIEYLLFQYEFKSRISVWVLNYLKSSPQHIDNIHFVYETIHNHNTLDISTKAANEEAITLKTTDSILINSNEIFTFIANSNLSLDIKINFAKNSKRERRLDELLVYQLLKSPYYAVYMNDIFTIPLSTQHESSIIQHLQDNIDLSLQFRQPEQFYQLSQILKLFKSRNSNS; translated from the coding sequence ATGACAACAAGTTTAAATCAAATGAAAATTAACTTTATTGAATATTTATTGTTCCAATATGAATTTAAATCTAGAATTAGCGTTTGGGTTTTAAACTACCTTAAAAGCTCACCTCAACATATAGATAACATTCACTTTGTTTACGAAACAATTCATAATCATAATACATTAGATATATCAACTAAAGCTGCCAATGAAGAAGCGATTACTTTAAAAACTACAGATAGTATTCTTATCAATAGCAATGAAATATTTACTTTCATTGCTAATTCTAATTTATCGCTAGATATTAAAATCAATTTTGCTAAAAACAGTAAACGAGAACGACGACTGGATGAATTGTTGGTTTATCAATTACTAAAGTCGCCATACTATGCCGTCTATATGAATGATATTTTTACGATTCCATTGTCAACACAACATGAATCATCAATTATTCAACATTTACAAGACAATATTGATTTAAGTTTACAATTTAGACAACCAGAACAATTTTATCAATTATCACAAATTCTAAAGTTATTTAAATCTAGAAATTCAAATTCTTAG
- the aroC gene encoding chorismate synthase — protein sequence MRYLTSGESHGPQLTVIIEGVPANLEINVEDINEQMFKRQGGYGRGRRMQIEKDTVEIVSGVRNGYTLGSPITLVVKNDDFTHWRNIMGADPISDEHRENMKRVITKPRPGHADLIGGMKYNHRDLRNVLERSSARETAARVAVGAVSKILLKQLDIEFYSRVVEIGGVKDQGLYDLETIKNGVDKNDVRVIDESIAQDMRDKIDEAKKAGDTLGGVVQVVVEGLPVGIGSYVHYDRKLDGRIAQGVVSINAFKGVSFGEGFNAAEKPGSQIQDEILYDETNGYYRGSNHLGGFEGGMSNGMPIIVNGVMKPIPTLYKPLNSVDINTKESFKASIERSDSSAVPAASVVVENVVAFEIAKALLEEFQSNHIEQLQDQIKERRLLNIEY from the coding sequence ATGAGATATTTAACATCGGGCGAGTCACATGGACCACAATTAACAGTTATAATTGAAGGTGTACCAGCAAATTTAGAAATCAATGTTGAAGATATAAATGAACAAATGTTCAAACGACAAGGTGGCTATGGTCGCGGTCGTCGTATGCAAATAGAAAAAGACACTGTAGAAATTGTATCTGGTGTACGTAATGGTTATACATTAGGGAGTCCAATTACTTTAGTCGTCAAAAATGATGATTTCACGCATTGGAGAAATATAATGGGCGCTGATCCAATTAGTGACGAACATCGTGAAAATATGAAACGTGTCATTACTAAACCAAGACCAGGACATGCAGATTTAATAGGTGGAATGAAATATAATCATCGCGATTTAAGAAACGTATTAGAACGTTCTTCTGCACGTGAAACTGCTGCTCGTGTTGCAGTAGGTGCAGTATCAAAAATACTTTTAAAACAATTAGACATCGAATTTTATAGTCGTGTCGTAGAAATTGGCGGCGTTAAAGATCAAGGTCTGTATGATTTAGAAACAATTAAAAATGGTGTAGATAAAAATGATGTACGTGTAATTGATGAAAGTATTGCGCAAGATATGCGTGACAAAATCGATGAAGCGAAAAAAGCAGGCGATACATTAGGTGGCGTAGTGCAAGTTGTTGTTGAAGGCTTACCTGTAGGTATTGGCAGTTATGTACATTATGACCGTAAATTAGATGGCAGAATCGCACAAGGCGTTGTAAGTATCAATGCATTTAAAGGTGTAAGTTTTGGTGAAGGCTTTAATGCTGCAGAAAAACCGGGAAGTCAAATCCAAGATGAGATTTTATATGATGAAACAAATGGCTATTACAGAGGTTCAAACCATTTAGGTGGATTTGAAGGTGGAATGTCAAACGGCATGCCAATTATCGTAAACGGTGTAATGAAACCTATTCCAACACTTTACAAACCTTTAAACTCAGTTGATATTAATACTAAAGAATCATTTAAAGCTTCTATAGAACGTTCAGACAGTTCAGCCGTGCCAGCTGCAAGTGTAGTAGTTGAAAATGTAGTCGCATTTGAAATTGCTAAGGCATTACTAGAAGAATTCCAATCAAATCATATTGAACAATTACAAGATCAAATTAAAGAACGCCGTTTACTTAATATTGAGTATTAA
- a CDS encoding zinc metallopeptidase — translation MSLISYIIYIVILMLLPLWAQHKVKSNYEKYSQVRSTSGKTGQEVALEILHANGIYDVDVVEGEGFLTDHYDPRKKVVVLSPANFNRPSVAGTAIAAHEVGHAIQHAQGYFYLRFRTALVPLASIGNSVGYIAIIAGIILTSMQSAIGTTALWIGIAFMAFAVLFSIVTLPVEFNASSRAMKQITKLNIVNENEYKHARKVLSAAAMTYVASTAVALAELVRFILIARSSD, via the coding sequence TTGTCTTTAATATCTTATATTATATATATTGTTATTTTAATGCTCCTGCCATTGTGGGCGCAGCACAAAGTCAAATCAAACTATGAAAAATATTCACAAGTTAGATCCACGAGTGGTAAGACAGGTCAAGAAGTTGCATTAGAAATCTTACATGCGAACGGCATTTATGATGTTGACGTCGTAGAAGGTGAAGGCTTCTTAACAGACCATTACGATCCTCGTAAAAAGGTCGTTGTATTATCACCAGCCAATTTTAATAGACCGTCAGTAGCTGGAACAGCCATTGCGGCACACGAAGTTGGACACGCGATTCAACATGCACAAGGCTATTTCTATTTAAGATTTAGAACAGCATTAGTACCATTGGCTTCTATTGGTAATTCAGTAGGATACATCGCAATTATTGCCGGTATTATTTTAACAAGTATGCAAAGTGCGATAGGTACTACCGCTTTATGGATTGGTATTGCATTTATGGCTTTCGCAGTATTATTCTCTATCGTTACTTTACCAGTAGAGTTTAATGCTAGTAGCCGAGCAATGAAACAAATTACTAAGTTAAACATTGTTAATGAAAATGAATACAAACACGCTAGAAAAGTATTATCTGCGGCAGCAATGACATATGTTGCATCAACAGCAGTTGCTTTAGCAGAACTTGTAAGATTCATTCTTATTGCTAGATCTAGTGATTAA
- a CDS encoding DUF1405 domain-containing protein, with product MSIKTIINALIYNKVVLWILLICNLAGTIYGYIWYDTQLSVTDWQFVIFVPDSPTASLFLCFVILAFIFNKSNSVIEALAFVSLFKYGVWAVLMNIIMFIDERQVFLNGLMLIFSHGIMALEAIIFYPRMKVTLIGLIIGMIWVFHNDVIDYIFKQYPYYPFIEQHLSAIAYLTMWLSIISILLYLWRVFKSKTFDHF from the coding sequence ATGTCTATAAAAACAATAATTAACGCGTTAATTTATAATAAAGTAGTATTATGGATATTATTAATATGCAATTTGGCAGGAACGATTTATGGTTATATTTGGTACGATACGCAATTAAGCGTAACAGATTGGCAGTTCGTCATTTTTGTACCAGATAGCCCAACCGCTTCATTATTCTTATGTTTTGTTATCTTAGCTTTTATATTTAATAAAAGTAATTCCGTTATTGAAGCTTTAGCTTTCGTATCTTTATTTAAATATGGTGTGTGGGCTGTTTTAATGAACATTATAATGTTTATCGATGAACGTCAGGTCTTCTTAAATGGCTTAATGTTAATCTTCTCTCACGGTATAATGGCATTAGAGGCGATTATCTTTTATCCTCGAATGAAAGTAACACTAATAGGACTTATTATTGGAATGATTTGGGTATTTCATAATGATGTTATAGATTACATTTTTAAACAATATCCATATTATCCATTTATCGAACAACATCTTAGCGCCATAGCATATTTAACTATGTGGTTAAGCATTATCTCAATATTATTATATTTATGGCGTGTTTTTAAGAGTAAAACATTTGACCATTTTTAA
- a CDS encoding heptaprenyl diphosphate synthase component 1: METTYRILENQITQRLAGINNYEPIHINQALSHYLDSYQLPMKAKLACLTIDTAMRHLDTTSANNLSRHSILIGDLLSAHFYTLLAELNEPAYQDKISKAIVTVNELKSSIQHQQLNIEELVNAIVKIETIFPYITADYFSVEVSLTELIKQLIPSIVENPPIYLNNFSHDRLVELQTEIEAHYI; this comes from the coding sequence ATGGAAACGACATATAGAATATTAGAAAATCAAATTACGCAACGGTTGGCTGGTATAAATAATTACGAACCAATACATATAAACCAAGCCTTAAGTCACTATTTAGATTCGTACCAATTGCCAATGAAAGCTAAATTAGCTTGCCTCACAATTGACACGGCTATGCGCCATTTAGATACAACTTCAGCAAATAATTTATCGAGACACTCTATTTTAATTGGTGATTTATTGAGTGCTCATTTTTATACGCTATTAGCGGAATTAAATGAACCTGCATATCAAGATAAAATAAGTAAAGCAATCGTTACAGTAAATGAATTAAAATCTTCTATACAACATCAACAATTGAACATAGAGGAATTAGTTAATGCCATTGTGAAGATCGAAACGATTTTCCCATATATTACTGCGGATTACTTTTCTGTTGAAGTTTCTTTAACAGAGTTAATTAAACAACTTATTCCTTCAATCGTTGAGAATCCGCCAATTTATTTAAATAACTTTTCTCACGATAGGTTAGTTGAACTGCAAACTGAAATTGAAGCTCATTATATATAA
- a CDS encoding demethylmenaquinone methyltransferase: protein MTENKAKKEQVHTVFQNISNKYDRLNNIISFEQHIIWRKHTMKEMNVKPGSKALDVCCGTADWTIALSKAVGNNGHVTGVDFSENMLAVGEEKIKGYNNIKLVHGDAMNLPFEDNTFDYVTIGFGLRNVPDYLATLKELNRVLKPGGMVVCLETSQPTMPVFKQFYKMYFKFVMPIFGKIFAKSKDEYEWLQQSTFNFPDKEKLRRLFNQAGFSNLKVRSYTGGVAAMHLGYK, encoded by the coding sequence ATGACTGAAAACAAAGCTAAAAAAGAACAAGTACACACGGTATTTCAAAATATTTCAAATAAATATGACCGATTAAACAATATTATTAGCTTCGAACAACATATTATTTGGAGAAAACATACTATGAAAGAAATGAATGTTAAGCCAGGAAGCAAAGCGTTAGATGTTTGTTGTGGCACTGCGGACTGGACTATTGCATTGAGTAAAGCAGTCGGCAACAATGGGCATGTTACTGGCGTAGACTTTAGTGAAAACATGTTAGCTGTTGGTGAAGAAAAAATTAAAGGCTACAATAATATTAAATTAGTTCATGGTGATGCAATGAATCTTCCATTTGAAGATAATACCTTCGATTATGTAACGATTGGTTTTGGTTTACGTAACGTCCCAGATTATCTAGCTACTTTAAAAGAATTAAATAGAGTATTAAAACCAGGTGGTATGGTTGTATGTTTAGAAACGAGTCAACCTACAATGCCTGTATTTAAACAATTTTATAAAATGTACTTTAAATTTGTTATGCCTATTTTCGGTAAAATATTTGCCAAATCTAAGGACGAATATGAATGGTTACAACAATCAACATTTAACTTCCCTGATAAAGAAAAATTAAGACGCTTGTTCAATCAAGCTGGTTTTAGCAATTTAAAAGTTCGTAGCTATACAGGTGGCGTTGCTGCAATGCACCTTGGCTATAAATAA
- a CDS encoding tetratricopeptide repeat protein encodes MQDIYKLIDDINVQKLDNLDTRVNDALSSTNDDALFILGETLFNFGLTPQAIEVFRTLYNKYPDESELLIYLIDGLIAEDQTDEALEYLTEVEVSPEKLMLEADLYQQLNMLEVAIDKLTEARELQPNDPIIHFALAEILYYDGQYLRATSEYETVLETGEYEINGVNLFSRIADCSLQSGNYSDAIKMFDEISDDEMNSEDYFKKAIAYDKNELTQEAIKLVQTLLSKDPDFLQGYFFLQQLHEQEHNFADAIEIGKEGLRLSQFYKELMVTTGKLEIDHGDANEGVSLLTQALDVDNSYQEPLLILSDLFRSEEDYESLISLLQYVDEEDLDPVFMWHLAYAYGQEERDKEAQHFFNLAYPTLQTQAEFLSDYYYYLIEIGQIDTAKTILNQLLEIEPSNETWHEEAQRIQ; translated from the coding sequence ATGCAAGATATCTACAAACTCATAGACGATATCAATGTACAAAAATTGGATAATTTAGATACTCGTGTTAATGATGCATTAAGTTCTACAAATGATGATGCTTTATTTATTTTAGGTGAGACTTTATTTAATTTTGGTTTAACACCACAAGCTATTGAAGTTTTTAGAACGCTTTATAATAAATATCCAGATGAAAGTGAACTATTAATTTATTTAATCGATGGACTGATAGCCGAAGACCAAACTGATGAGGCTTTGGAATATTTAACAGAGGTTGAAGTTTCACCAGAAAAATTAATGCTGGAAGCCGATTTATATCAACAACTCAACATGTTAGAAGTAGCAATAGATAAATTAACTGAAGCGCGTGAATTACAACCTAACGATCCAATTATTCATTTCGCATTGGCAGAAATATTATATTATGATGGCCAATACTTAAGAGCTACCTCAGAATATGAGACAGTACTTGAAACAGGTGAATATGAAATTAATGGCGTTAATCTATTCTCACGTATCGCTGACTGTAGTTTACAAAGTGGTAATTATAGTGATGCTATTAAAATGTTCGATGAGATAAGCGACGATGAAATGAACTCTGAAGATTACTTTAAAAAGGCGATTGCGTATGATAAAAACGAATTGACGCAAGAAGCAATTAAATTAGTTCAGACGCTATTATCTAAAGACCCAGACTTTTTACAAGGGTACTTTTTCTTACAACAACTTCATGAACAAGAACATAATTTTGCGGATGCCATCGAAATCGGTAAAGAAGGTTTACGTCTAAGCCAATTTTATAAAGAACTAATGGTAACGACTGGTAAGCTTGAAATAGACCATGGCGATGCAAATGAAGGTGTATCACTATTAACGCAAGCATTAGATGTAGATAATTCTTATCAAGAACCTTTACTTATTCTTAGTGATTTATTTAGAAGTGAAGAAGATTATGAATCACTAATTTCACTTTTACAATATGTAGATGAAGAGGATCTTGACCCAGTATTTATGTGGCATTTAGCTTATGCCTATGGACAAGAAGAACGTGATAAAGAAGCGCAACATTTCTTTAATCTCGCTTATCCAACTTTACAAACACAAGCAGAATTTTTAAGTGATTACTATTACTATTTAATTGAAATCGGTCAGATTGATACTGCTAAAACGATATTAAATCAATTATTAGAAATTGAACCAAGCAATGAAACTTGGCACGAAGAAGCGCAACGTATACAATAA
- a CDS encoding polyprenyl synthetase family protein, with the protein MAKLNMNNEIKKIEKYLQQAIKSNDKVLEEAAFHLLSSGGKRVRPAFVILSSQFGKGNESYTNRVAVALELIHMATLVHDDVIDKSDTRRGRLTISKKWDQQTAILTGNFLLALALEHISYIPDQRVHSVISNAIIDVCKGELFQFQDQFNSQQSITNYLRRINRKTALLIQLSTEVGAISSGADEQTVHRLKFIGHYIGMSFQIVDDILDFTSTEKKLGKPVGSDLMNGHITLPVLLEIRKNPEFKQHVAALTPNSPKEDFNYCIDVIRNSDSINEAQAVSDKYLNKAVTLINSLNNKEAQTLFNKLIQKMSKRNV; encoded by the coding sequence GTGGCAAAGTTGAACATGAACAACGAAATCAAGAAAATAGAAAAGTACTTACAACAAGCGATAAAAAGTAATGATAAAGTTTTGGAAGAGGCCGCTTTTCATTTACTATCATCAGGGGGCAAACGTGTTAGACCAGCTTTTGTTATTCTAAGTAGCCAATTTGGTAAAGGAAATGAAAGTTATACAAATCGTGTAGCGGTCGCCTTAGAGCTCATTCATATGGCGACTTTAGTACATGATGATGTCATTGATAAGAGTGATACGCGTAGAGGACGTTTAACCATCTCAAAAAAATGGGACCAACAAACGGCAATTCTTACAGGGAATTTTTTACTTGCTCTAGCTTTGGAACATATTTCATACATCCCTGACCAACGCGTTCACAGTGTTATTTCAAATGCGATTATTGATGTATGTAAAGGGGAGTTATTCCAATTCCAAGATCAATTTAATAGCCAACAATCCATTACAAATTATTTACGCCGCATAAATAGAAAAACAGCTCTTCTTATACAATTATCTACAGAGGTAGGTGCAATTTCTTCAGGTGCGGATGAACAAACTGTTCATCGTTTAAAATTTATTGGTCATTATATAGGCATGAGTTTCCAAATCGTTGATGATATTTTAGATTTTACGAGTACAGAGAAAAAGTTAGGTAAACCAGTAGGTAGTGACTTAATGAATGGGCACATTACTTTACCTGTATTATTAGAAATTAGAAAAAATCCAGAATTTAAACAACACGTTGCGGCTTTGACTCCAAATAGTCCCAAAGAAGATTTTAACTATTGTATAGATGTGATTAGAAATTCTGACAGTATTAACGAAGCTCAAGCCGTTAGCGATAAATATTTAAATAAAGCCGTAACCCTTATAAATTCGCTTAATAATAAAGAAGCACAAACTCTATTTAACAAATTAATTCAAAAAATGAGTAAAAGAAATGTGTAA
- a CDS encoding nucleotide pyrophosphohydrolase, which produces MKSMTEMQKEVDAFIGQFNTGYFSPLANLARLTEEVGELSREINHLYGEKKKKDSEDENTIKAELGDNLFVLLCIANSLDIDMTESFNETMDKYNKRDKNRYD; this is translated from the coding sequence TTGAAATCAATGACAGAAATGCAAAAAGAAGTCGATGCGTTTATTGGTCAATTTAACACTGGCTATTTCTCACCGTTAGCAAATTTAGCTCGCTTAACAGAAGAAGTTGGAGAGTTATCTAGAGAAATAAATCACTTATATGGTGAAAAAAAGAAAAAAGATAGTGAAGATGAAAATACAATTAAAGCAGAATTAGGTGACAACCTATTTGTGTTACTATGTATTGCTAACTCATTAGATATAGATATGACTGAAAGTTTTAATGAAACGATGGATAAATACAACAAACGCGATAAAAATCGTTACGACTGA
- the aroB gene encoding 3-dehydroquinate synthase, whose translation MKLETTYQSNNYPIIVERNALKQLHQYLDSYKDLVLVVDAEVNQLWEDVLSFITTDYDAHKIVIPSGESTKTLSFYEETIESLLSKHLTRDTCLIAVGGGATGDFTGFLAATLLRGVDFIQVPTTILAHDSSVGGKVGINSQHGKNLIGAFYRPKAVIYDLNFLDSLPYSEVISGYAEVYKHALLNDKDAVTALEEQYNNSESLHQLTDIDYYIYKGIETKLNIIIQDEKESNVRKFLNLGHTFGHAVEYNHKIPHGHAIMIGLIYQFIVSNKQLNTNFDIQHFINYLNALNYPLDLIKEFNFDILYDLMLSDKKNDFEGVQMVLLEDFGKPVVQHVNKQVHEQAFETLQSYFK comes from the coding sequence ATGAAACTAGAAACTACGTATCAATCTAATAATTATCCTATTATCGTAGAACGTAATGCATTAAAACAACTACATCAATATCTGGATTCATATAAGGATTTAGTATTAGTTGTAGATGCAGAAGTGAACCAATTATGGGAAGATGTATTAAGTTTTATAACAACAGATTACGATGCACATAAAATTGTAATCCCATCTGGTGAAAGTACAAAGACGTTATCATTTTATGAAGAAACAATCGAGTCTTTGCTAAGCAAACATTTAACTAGAGATACGTGTCTAATTGCTGTTGGTGGGGGGGCTACTGGCGACTTCACAGGCTTTTTAGCTGCAACATTATTACGTGGTGTAGATTTTATTCAAGTGCCTACGACTATTTTGGCCCATGATTCAAGCGTGGGTGGCAAAGTAGGTATTAATTCACAGCACGGTAAAAATCTAATCGGTGCATTTTATCGCCCTAAAGCGGTTATTTATGATTTGAACTTTTTAGATAGTTTGCCTTATAGCGAAGTTATAAGTGGTTACGCTGAAGTTTATAAGCATGCATTATTAAATGATAAAGATGCTGTAACTGCGTTAGAAGAGCAATACAATAATAGCGAAAGTCTACATCAACTTACAGACATTGATTATTACATTTATAAAGGTATTGAAACGAAATTAAATATTATTATCCAAGATGAAAAAGAAAGTAACGTTCGTAAATTTTTAAATCTTGGGCATACTTTCGGGCATGCTGTAGAGTATAATCATAAAATACCGCATGGTCACGCAATCATGATAGGTCTAATTTATCAATTTATCGTCTCAAACAAACAACTAAATACTAATTTTGATATTCAACATTTTATCAATTATCTTAATGCGCTAAATTATCCATTAGATCTTATTAAAGAATTTAATTTTGATATTTTATATGATTTGATGCTTAGCGATAAAAAAAATGACTTTGAAGGTGTACAAATGGTATTACTTGAAGATTTTGGTAAACCAGTAGTGCAACACGTTAATAAGCAAGTACATGAACAAGCTTTCGAAACTTTACAATCATATTTTAAGTAG